In Crinalium epipsammum PCC 9333, the following are encoded in one genomic region:
- a CDS encoding acetolactate synthase large subunit, whose amino-acid sequence MNTAELLVRCLENEGVRYIFGLPGEENLHVLEALKNSSIQFITTRHEQGAAFMADVYGRLTGQAGVCLSTLGPGATNLMTGVADANLDGAPLVAITGQVGTDRMHIESHQYLDLVAMFAPVTKWNKQIVRPGIAPEVVRKAFKVAQTEKPGAVHIDLPENIAAMSVTGEPLSKGDLEKTYASFRSIDQAAKIISQAKNPIILGGNGTIRANASVALTEFATKLNIPVANTFMGKGVIPYTHPLALWTVGLQSRDYISCGFEETDLVIAIGYDLVEYSPKKWNPDGKVQIIHVGATPAEIDSSYIPIVEVVGDISDSLNEILQRADRSNKASPGALHLRDDIRADYEQYANDQEFPIKPQKLIYDLRQVMQADDIVISDVGAHKMWMARHYHCDRPNTCLISNGFAAMGFAIPGAIAAKLVAPQQQVVAVTGDGGFMMNCQELETALRIGTAFVTIIFNDGGYGLIEWKQQNQFGESAFIKFGNPDFVKLAESMGLKGYRVESTADFIPILKTALAQPVPSVIDCRVDYRENLLFTQKAGELNCTI is encoded by the coding sequence ATGAACACTGCTGAACTATTAGTACGCTGCTTAGAAAATGAAGGAGTACGTTACATTTTTGGGCTTCCTGGTGAAGAAAATTTGCACGTACTAGAAGCCTTAAAAAATTCTTCAATTCAATTTATTACTACTCGCCATGAACAAGGTGCAGCTTTCATGGCTGATGTTTATGGTCGCTTAACAGGACAAGCTGGAGTATGCCTTTCTACTTTAGGTCCTGGTGCTACAAACTTAATGACAGGAGTTGCAGATGCTAATTTAGATGGCGCACCTTTAGTAGCAATTACTGGGCAAGTTGGCACAGATAGGATGCACATCGAATCACACCAATATTTAGATTTGGTGGCAATGTTTGCGCCAGTTACTAAATGGAATAAACAGATTGTTAGACCTGGTATTGCGCCAGAAGTTGTTCGCAAAGCCTTTAAAGTAGCTCAAACAGAAAAGCCAGGTGCAGTACATATAGATTTACCAGAAAATATTGCTGCGATGTCTGTGACTGGTGAACCTTTAAGTAAGGGTGATTTAGAAAAAACTTATGCTTCATTTCGCAGTATTGATCAGGCAGCAAAAATAATTTCTCAAGCTAAAAATCCGATAATTTTAGGTGGAAATGGTACGATTCGTGCTAATGCCAGCGTTGCTTTAACTGAATTTGCTACAAAGTTAAATATCCCTGTGGCAAATACATTTATGGGTAAAGGGGTAATTCCTTATACACATCCTTTGGCGTTGTGGACAGTTGGTTTGCAATCACGGGATTATATTAGTTGCGGTTTCGAGGAAACTGATTTAGTAATTGCTATTGGTTATGACTTAGTTGAATATTCGCCTAAGAAATGGAATCCTGATGGGAAAGTTCAGATAATTCATGTTGGGGCAACTCCTGCGGAAATTGATAGCAGTTATATTCCAATTGTGGAAGTAGTGGGTGATATTTCAGATTCACTTAATGAAATTTTACAACGTGCAGATCGTAGTAATAAAGCATCACCTGGCGCATTACATTTACGGGATGATATTCGCGCCGATTATGAGCAGTATGCTAACGATCAAGAGTTTCCAATTAAGCCACAAAAATTAATATATGATCTGCGACAAGTAATGCAAGCCGATGATATTGTGATTAGTGATGTTGGCGCTCATAAGATGTGGATGGCGCGGCATTATCATTGCGATCGCCCAAATACTTGTCTGATATCTAACGGGTTTGCGGCGATGGGGTTTGCAATTCCAGGTGCGATCGCAGCTAAATTAGTTGCGCCACAACAACAGGTAGTTGCTGTTACTGGTGATGGCGGTTTTATGATGAATTGCCAAGAATTAGAAACAGCTTTGAGAATTGGCACTGCATTTGTTACGATTATTTTTAATGATGGTGGATATGGCTTAATTGAGTGGAAACAACAAAATCAATTTGGTGAATCAGCTTTTATTAAATTTGGCAATCCTGACTTTGTTAAATTAGCAGAAAGTATGGGTTTAAAAGGATACCGAGTTGAATCAACTGCTGATTTTATCCCTATCCTAAAAACCGCTTTAGCTCAACCTGTACCTTCAGTAATTGATTGTCGGGTAGATTATCGTGAAAACCTGCTGTTTACTCAAAAAGCTGGAGAATTGAATTGTACGATTTAG
- the xth gene encoding exodeoxyribonuclease III: protein MQIATWNVNSIRTRLDHVVQWLQDNPVDALCLQETKVVDDKFPRTLLEELGYHVYTSGQKSYNGVAIISRPPLTDVSTGFTAILGEDVVGDLDEQKRVITGVIDGIRIINLYVPNGSAVGSEKYEYKLRWLKVLREYLQTLLTNKTLAVPGEQVEREGIEICICGDFNIAPEDKDIHDPAPYKGRIMASELERQALIAILELGFADAFRKFNQETGNYTWWDYRTGGFRHNRGWRIDHHYLTPALYKKSISCTIDVAPRKLTQPSDHTPVIVSLSK from the coding sequence ATGCAAATTGCTACTTGGAATGTTAATTCAATTCGCACTCGTTTAGACCATGTTGTGCAGTGGTTGCAAGATAACCCTGTAGATGCTTTGTGTCTACAGGAAACTAAAGTTGTAGATGATAAGTTTCCTCGTACTTTACTTGAAGAATTAGGCTATCACGTCTACACTTCAGGGCAAAAATCTTATAATGGTGTTGCTATCATCAGTCGCCCACCTTTAACAGATGTTAGTACCGGGTTTACAGCAATTTTAGGTGAAGACGTAGTTGGTGATTTAGATGAACAAAAGCGCGTCATTACTGGTGTAATTGATGGTATTCGTATTATTAACCTTTACGTTCCCAATGGTTCGGCGGTAGGTAGTGAGAAATATGAATACAAGCTACGGTGGCTAAAAGTTTTGCGCGAATACCTGCAAACGCTACTAACAAATAAAACCTTAGCCGTACCAGGTGAACAAGTGGAGAGGGAAGGTATTGAAATATGTATTTGTGGTGACTTTAATATTGCCCCGGAAGATAAAGATATCCATGATCCAGCCCCATATAAAGGTAGGATTATGGCATCTGAATTAGAACGCCAAGCTTTAATCGCAATTTTAGAGTTAGGTTTTGCTGATGCGTTTCGGAAATTTAACCAAGAAACAGGAAACTATACTTGGTGGGATTATCGCACAGGTGGTTTTCGCCATAATAGGGGTTGGCGTATTGACCATCACTACTTAACACCTGCTCTCTACAAAAAATCAATTAGTTGCACAATTGATGTAGCTCCTAGAAAACTTACGCAACCTAGCGATCATACTCCAGTAATTGTTAGTTTATCAAAATAG
- a CDS encoding SDR family oxidoreductase codes for MFLVTGATGGLGRRIVQLLRERDMSVRSFVRLTSRYSELEQRGSQIFIGDLQQDKDLQKACQGVQYIISAHGSGGNAQGLDYRANIELIDQAKAAGVQHFVFISVLGVDRGYEDAPVFKAKREVEKYLQASGLNYTILRPSGFASNLLPLAERFRQTGVYLLIGDPKSRTSIVSTDDLAKIAIDSVNIEEAKNQIFSVGGSDILQRQDIPRIFGRIFNKEPIVINPPLLVFDGVRSALGLFNPNAQNALGTLRTLLDNEFFCTRDQVERLESTFKITMESLESYLRRYFGS; via the coding sequence ATGTTTTTAGTAACTGGAGCAACAGGAGGACTAGGACGTAGGATTGTGCAACTGTTACGGGAACGCGATATGAGTGTGCGGTCATTTGTGCGCCTCACATCCCGATATTCAGAATTAGAACAACGGGGTTCTCAAATTTTTATTGGTGATTTGCAACAAGATAAGGATCTTCAAAAAGCCTGTCAAGGTGTGCAGTATATCATTAGCGCACACGGTTCTGGAGGTAATGCCCAGGGGTTAGATTATCGTGCCAATATTGAACTAATCGATCAAGCAAAAGCTGCTGGTGTGCAACACTTTGTATTTATTTCTGTATTGGGAGTTGACCGAGGTTACGAAGACGCGCCAGTATTTAAGGCAAAGCGGGAAGTAGAAAAATATTTGCAAGCGAGTGGTTTAAATTATACTATTCTGCGTCCTTCAGGTTTTGCGTCGAATTTGTTACCCCTAGCAGAAAGATTCCGGCAAACTGGGGTTTACTTACTAATTGGAGATCCTAAAAGCCGTACTTCTATTGTAAGTACGGATGATTTAGCTAAGATTGCTATAGATTCAGTCAATATTGAAGAAGCAAAAAATCAAATTTTCTCTGTGGGTGGATCAGATATTTTACAGCGCCAAGATATTCCGCGCATCTTTGGTCGTATTTTCAATAAAGAACCAATTGTTATTAACCCACCATTGTTAGTGTTTGATGGTGTGCGTAGTGCGCTAGGATTGTTTAATCCTAATGCACAAAATGCTCTTGGTACGCTGCGGACTTTGTTGGATAATGAATTTTTTTGTACACGGGATCAGGTTGAACGTTTAGAATCAACTTTTAAGATCACAATGGAATCTTTAGAATCCTATTTGCGAAGATATTTTGGCAGTTAA
- a CDS encoding DUF29 domain-containing protein, with amino-acid sequence MTTDLKLTPPQNLYKQDYYMWLNITAQQLRDRQFDDVDLDNLIEELEAMSGSQRRELKNRLIILLMHLLKYQYQPSRRSSSWVRTIWEQFYQIESLLEDSPSLKPYYEEIFNDCYLKAIPAASSETKLPIKTFPSLSPFFPQDVTNPDFIYSLVNQEEI; translated from the coding sequence ATGACCACTGACCTAAAACTTACGCCACCACAAAATCTTTATAAACAGGATTATTATATGTGGTTAAATATTACAGCCCAACAACTACGCGATCGTCAATTTGATGACGTAGATTTGGATAATTTAATAGAAGAACTTGAGGCGATGAGCGGTAGCCAACGACGGGAACTTAAAAACCGATTAATTATTTTGTTGATGCACCTGCTCAAATATCAATATCAACCCTCAAGACGCTCCTCAAGTTGGGTGCGTACAATTTGGGAACAGTTTTATCAAATTGAATCTTTGTTAGAAGATAGCCCTAGCCTCAAGCCTTACTATGAAGAAATATTTAATGATTGCTACTTAAAAGCTATCCCCGCCGCTAGTTCTGAAACCAAGCTACCTATCAAAACTTTTCCTTCTCTATCTCCATTTTTTCCTCAAGACGTGACTAATCCTGATTTCATTTACTCCCTGGTTAATCAAGAGGAAATTTAA
- a CDS encoding retropepsin-like aspartic protease family protein: protein MLSRQNPSATILLLASTLALVSVACSDVNPLDSSSESVKRVSDSTNSTTAPRNTPKFVDPTAVSPSNVNLGNPYEWAMRAAQSATTISQSAQSIDDWNLAINHWLEAIDFLKTVPTDSPYYAIANNKIAEYQHQLISAQQQVIRLSQKYNSADQVALSPNTTENPLNPTAPENITQLELGQPKNQSKSISSNLKVFTVPIKRRASGTPVIDVTFNGLHTFEMVMDTGASTTVITPTMADQIGVKVEEIVMADTASEKRVQFGAGKVKSIAVEGAVAKNIKVAIANSGLEVGLLGQDFLSKYDVLMKRDVIEFHRR from the coding sequence ATGCTATCTAGACAAAACCCTTCAGCGACGATCCTGCTACTGGCAAGCACACTAGCATTGGTCAGTGTTGCTTGTAGCGATGTCAATCCTTTAGATAGTTCTAGTGAATCAGTTAAGCGTGTCTCTGACTCAACCAACAGCACTACTGCGCCACGCAATACCCCTAAGTTTGTTGATCCAACAGCAGTAAGCCCTTCCAACGTTAACCTCGGAAATCCCTACGAATGGGCAATGCGGGCGGCTCAAAGCGCAACTACGATTAGTCAATCAGCACAGTCAATAGATGATTGGAATTTAGCTATTAATCATTGGTTAGAAGCAATTGATTTTTTGAAAACTGTGCCAACTGATAGTCCTTATTATGCGATCGCCAACAACAAAATAGCCGAGTACCAGCATCAACTAATCTCTGCCCAACAGCAAGTAATCCGCTTAAGCCAAAAATATAACTCCGCCGATCAAGTGGCGCTATCTCCAAATACTACAGAAAATCCATTAAATCCTACCGCCCCTGAAAATATCACCCAGTTAGAGTTAGGGCAACCCAAAAATCAATCAAAATCAATATCTTCTAATCTCAAAGTATTTACTGTCCCCATCAAAAGAAGAGCCTCTGGCACTCCTGTAATTGATGTTACTTTTAACGGCTTACATACTTTTGAGATGGTGATGGATACAGGTGCTAGTACAACCGTGATCACTCCAACAATGGCAGATCAAATTGGTGTCAAAGTTGAGGAGATAGTTATGGCAGATACAGCCAGCGAGAAAAGAGTACAATTTGGTGCAGGTAAGGTAAAATCAATTGCTGTTGAGGGTGCTGTCGCTAAAAATATTAAAGTTGCGATCGCTAATTCAGGTTTAGAAGTAGGATTGCTAGGACAAGACTTTTTGAGTAAATATGATGTTTTGATGAAGCGAGATGTAATTGAATTTCATCGCCGTTGA
- the carA gene encoding glutamine-hydrolyzing carbamoyl-phosphate synthase small subunit: MPVSAPQPAILVLADGTTFKGWSFGASGTTIGEVVFNTGMTGYQEVLTDPSYCGQIVTFTYPELGNTGVNPEDEESSKPQVRGAIARNICNRPSNWRSTQSLPDYLKKHNIPGIYGIDTRALTRKLRSVGAMNGAISNEILDPAELLQQVQSAPSMAGLNLVQQVTTKEVYEWSDPTETVWEFRPINSTEQTESFTVVALDFGIKRNILRRLASYGCRVIVVPADTQADEIAKYNPDGIFLSNGPGDPSAVTEGIATTKALLDSDKPVFGICMGHQILGLSLGAETFKMKFGHRGLNHPAGLKQQVEITSQNHGFAITAESLDKNVEITHLNLNDHTVAGLRHKSLPFFSVQYHPEASPGPHDADYLFGQFIQTMREHRQAQK, translated from the coding sequence ATGCCCGTTTCTGCCCCTCAACCAGCTATCCTCGTACTTGCAGATGGTACAACCTTCAAAGGTTGGTCTTTTGGTGCTTCTGGCACAACTATTGGAGAAGTAGTATTTAATACCGGAATGACAGGATATCAAGAAGTGCTGACAGACCCAAGCTATTGTGGTCAAATTGTCACATTTACTTATCCTGAATTAGGCAACACCGGAGTTAACCCAGAAGACGAAGAATCTAGTAAACCGCAAGTGCGCGGTGCTATAGCTCGTAATATCTGTAATCGACCCAGTAATTGGCGCTCAACTCAGTCTTTACCAGACTACCTAAAAAAACACAATATTCCAGGGATTTACGGTATTGATACTAGGGCGCTAACTCGTAAACTTCGCTCTGTGGGAGCGATGAATGGTGCTATTTCCAATGAAATTCTTGATCCGGCTGAATTACTACAACAGGTGCAGTCTGCCCCCAGTATGGCAGGGTTAAATCTCGTTCAACAAGTTACGACTAAAGAAGTTTATGAATGGTCAGATCCCACTGAAACTGTTTGGGAATTCAGACCTATTAATAGTACTGAACAGACAGAAAGTTTCACAGTTGTAGCACTTGATTTTGGGATTAAACGTAACATCTTGCGCCGTCTTGCCAGTTATGGTTGTCGCGTGATCGTTGTTCCCGCAGATACTCAAGCGGATGAGATTGCCAAATATAACCCAGACGGAATTTTTCTTTCTAATGGTCCAGGCGACCCATCCGCAGTTACAGAAGGAATTGCAACTACTAAAGCATTACTAGATAGTGATAAACCTGTTTTTGGTATTTGCATGGGTCATCAGATTCTCGGCTTATCTTTAGGTGCTGAAACTTTCAAGATGAAATTTGGTCATCGCGGCTTAAATCACCCTGCGGGTTTGAAACAACAGGTGGAAATTACTAGCCAAAATCACGGTTTTGCTATAACTGCCGAGTCCTTAGATAAAAATGTAGAAATTACCCACCTTAACCTCAACGATCACACCGTCGCTGGCTTACGGCACAAGTCCTTACCATTCTTTTCTGTACAGTACCATCCAGAAGCTAGTCCTGGTCCTCACGATGCGGACTACTTGTTTGGGCAGTTTATCCAAACAATGCGCGAGCATCGCCAAGCTCAAAAATAA
- a CDS encoding STAS domain-containing protein — protein sequence MTVSLRGTHEVKENYQLFRLTGLLDAFSEPTFRKVVGKYIEDGPKHIVLDLSKIDFVDSSGLGALVQLVKKAQSVEGSLQIVSNARVTQTVKLVRLEQFLSLQPSVETALEKIAQT from the coding sequence TTGACCGTCAGCTTAAGAGGCACACACGAAGTTAAGGAAAATTATCAGTTATTCCGCCTCACGGGCTTGTTAGATGCCTTCAGTGAGCCTACATTTCGGAAGGTGGTCGGCAAGTATATTGAGGATGGTCCGAAGCATATTGTCTTGGATCTTTCTAAGATAGATTTTGTTGATAGCTCAGGTTTGGGCGCTCTAGTGCAGCTAGTAAAAAAGGCGCAAAGTGTCGAGGGAAGTTTGCAAATAGTCAGCAATGCCCGCGTGACGCAGACGGTTAAGCTGGTTCGCTTAGAACAGTTTCTCTCATTGCAGCCTTCAGTTGAAACCGCTCTAGAGAAGATCGCGCAGACTTAA
- a CDS encoding Mini-ribonuclease 3 → MWAELGFNGLSASSDSLPQIQQLSPTALAYLGDAVYELYIRTCYLLPPKRSQSYHHQVVSQVRAETQADHLRSLEPHLTTKELDIVRRGRNAASGCPKRLDPKIYQQATSFEALVGYLYLTDTQRLTELLALLQLDSNPATASIKT, encoded by the coding sequence TTGTGGGCGGAATTAGGTTTTAATGGGCTAAGTGCAAGCAGTGATTCATTGCCCCAAATACAGCAGCTTTCACCAACTGCGTTAGCATATTTGGGAGATGCTGTTTACGAATTGTATATCCGCACCTGTTATTTGCTGCCACCGAAGCGATCGCAAAGCTATCATCATCAAGTAGTGTCTCAAGTACGAGCCGAAACCCAAGCAGATCATTTGCGATCGCTTGAACCTCACCTTACTACAAAAGAATTAGATATTGTCCGTCGTGGTCGTAACGCAGCCAGTGGATGTCCTAAGCGACTTGATCCCAAAATTTATCAGCAAGCTACCAGTTTTGAGGCGTTAGTAGGTTATCTTTACCTAACTGATACCCAGCGTTTAACTGAGCTATTAGCACTGTTACAACTAGATTCCAACCCAGCAACAGCAAGTATTAAAACATGA
- the rlmB gene encoding 23S rRNA (guanosine(2251)-2'-O)-methyltransferase RlmB, with product MSRYQEESFSPDVKPVRGRGDRTKPASGYKNDTDTDYRKKRTFDKPGKPPFGRRDSAKSAPAYSRDENELSNKRDYIKRKIENPVSFDQDVLEPAGTVSEQDNDMIYGRHPVLAALENQRQINRIWLLTKLRYDPQFHSLILQAKANGTVIDEVEARRLSQITNGGNHQGIAAQVSPYDYIELTDLIEQAKAVSEQPVILVADSISDPHNLGAIIRTAEAVGAQGLVIPQRRAAGVTSTVMKVGAGALETFPVARVVNLSRALEELKAAGFWIYGTVANSGKLLHTVEFTGPIVLVIGSEGEGLGLLTQKACDFLISIPLQGKTPSLNASVAAAMSLYEVYRQRWSNRLQIHSLPKNTLKNEHDGV from the coding sequence GTGTCGAGATATCAAGAAGAAAGTTTCTCTCCTGATGTCAAACCAGTTCGTGGACGTGGCGATCGCACTAAACCCGCGTCTGGCTATAAAAACGATACTGACACTGATTACAGGAAAAAACGTACTTTTGACAAACCAGGTAAGCCACCCTTTGGTCGCCGTGACAGTGCTAAATCTGCCCCAGCATACTCTAGGGATGAAAATGAACTGAGCAATAAACGGGATTATATCAAGCGTAAAATTGAGAATCCTGTAAGTTTCGACCAAGACGTGCTTGAACCTGCGGGTACGGTATCCGAACAAGATAACGACATGATTTATGGTCGTCATCCCGTCTTAGCTGCCTTAGAAAATCAGCGACAAATCAACAGAATTTGGCTGCTGACTAAGTTACGTTACGATCCCCAGTTCCATTCATTAATATTGCAAGCCAAAGCTAATGGAACTGTGATTGATGAAGTAGAGGCTCGACGTTTGAGCCAAATTACCAACGGAGGCAATCACCAAGGGATAGCAGCCCAAGTTTCACCCTACGATTACATAGAATTAACCGATTTAATTGAGCAAGCTAAAGCTGTTAGTGAGCAACCTGTAATTTTGGTAGCAGATAGCATTAGCGATCCCCATAACTTAGGGGCAATTATTCGCACAGCCGAAGCTGTAGGCGCTCAAGGATTAGTAATTCCTCAACGTCGCGCGGCTGGTGTAACTTCTACGGTGATGAAAGTCGGTGCTGGCGCGTTAGAAACTTTTCCAGTAGCTAGAGTTGTCAATCTCAGCCGTGCCTTGGAAGAATTAAAAGCAGCAGGATTTTGGATTTATGGCACTGTTGCCAATTCCGGTAAACTACTACACACAGTTGAATTCACAGGACCGATAGTATTAGTAATTGGTTCTGAAGGTGAAGGATTGGGTTTGCTGACACAAAAAGCTTGTGACTTCCTAATTTCCATTCCCTTGCAAGGAAAAACCCCTAGTTTAAATGCCTCAGTAGCAGCAGCAATGTCCTTGTACGAAGTTTATCGCCAGCGTTGGTCAAATCGGCTACAAATACATTCTCTGCCAAAAAATACTTTAAAAAATGAACATGACGGAGTATAA
- the ltrA gene encoding group II intron reverse transcriptase/maturase has product MYKPNSDSQLNTEGWKDINWRKVERYVFKLQKRIYAASRCGNVKLVRKLQKTLMRSWSNRVLSVRRVTQENQGKKTAGVDGVKSLSPEARLKLVRELKLTGKSKPTRRVWIPKPGTDEKRPLGIPTMYDRALQAVVKATLEPEWEAFFEPNSYGFRPGRSCHDAVNQVKKAIMQKAKYVLDADIAKCFDRINHEKLLQKLNTKGKVRQQIKAWLKSGVVDQGSFTATSEGTPQGGVISPLLANIALHGMEERIKQEFPRMSHSGRETWYHKKGEEFPTPDVIRYADDFVIFHQNKTVVQRCRDIISNWLSDIGLQLKPEKTRLSHSLNPELSDDGIAGFDFLGHHIQQYPTGKYRCTRDSKGRILGFNTLITPSKKASKVHLEEIGRIIKKHRSSPQSALIKDLNPVIRGWTSYYSNSDAQTVGELSRQDYLTYLKLRRWAKRRCKNAKKASSKYWTTIGNNNWVFATKEGKANPLRLLTHSEFGSSSTEYVKVKGDKSPFDGDLVYWSSRVGTHPELSSRKAKLLKQQKGKCTKCGLSFQNWDVLEVDHIIPKALGGRDEWKNLQLLHRHCHDEKTAIDLIEIRKKQHSKNLEQLAQQWDKNEWEWVDDVPVILGRKNGSENPSSKQTGEQFKLDFTEVWKKGIKGETLTEEEEKLFRVLLN; this is encoded by the coding sequence ATGTATAAGCCTAATTCAGATTCACAATTGAATACTGAGGGATGGAAGGATATCAATTGGCGCAAAGTCGAGCGATACGTCTTCAAGTTGCAAAAGCGTATCTATGCTGCTTCTCGTTGTGGCAATGTCAAACTTGTACGCAAACTCCAAAAAACGCTGATGAGGTCTTGGTCTAATAGAGTTCTATCAGTACGAAGGGTAACACAAGAAAATCAAGGTAAGAAGACGGCAGGAGTGGATGGAGTTAAATCACTGTCCCCAGAAGCACGCCTAAAACTTGTAAGGGAATTAAAGCTAACTGGCAAGTCTAAACCCACAAGACGGGTATGGATACCAAAACCAGGAACAGACGAAAAGCGCCCGCTTGGTATTCCCACTATGTACGACAGAGCTTTACAAGCTGTAGTTAAGGCTACCCTTGAGCCTGAATGGGAAGCTTTCTTTGAGCCAAACAGCTACGGTTTTCGACCAGGAAGGTCATGTCACGATGCGGTTAATCAAGTCAAAAAAGCAATAATGCAAAAGGCTAAATACGTGCTAGACGCGGATATAGCCAAATGCTTTGACCGCATCAACCATGAGAAACTGCTCCAAAAGTTGAACACAAAAGGTAAGGTCAGGCAACAAATAAAAGCTTGGTTGAAATCTGGAGTGGTAGACCAAGGAAGCTTTACTGCTACATCTGAGGGTACGCCACAAGGTGGAGTCATTTCTCCGCTCTTGGCTAACATTGCCCTTCACGGAATGGAAGAAAGGATAAAACAAGAATTCCCTAGAATGTCACACTCAGGAAGGGAAACTTGGTATCACAAAAAGGGTGAGGAATTCCCAACACCCGATGTTATCCGGTACGCGGATGATTTTGTGATATTCCATCAGAACAAAACCGTTGTCCAGAGATGTCGAGATATAATCTCGAATTGGTTAAGTGATATTGGCTTACAGTTGAAACCTGAAAAGACGAGGCTAAGTCATTCGCTCAATCCTGAGTTGAGTGACGATGGTATTGCGGGGTTCGATTTCCTCGGACACCACATACAACAATACCCGACTGGTAAATACCGATGTACGAGGGATAGCAAAGGTAGGATATTAGGTTTTAATACTCTCATCACCCCATCGAAGAAGGCGAGTAAGGTTCACCTTGAGGAAATCGGAAGAATCATCAAAAAACATAGGTCATCGCCTCAATCGGCGTTAATCAAAGACCTTAACCCTGTAATAAGGGGATGGACTTCTTACTACTCAAACTCTGATGCACAAACAGTCGGAGAACTATCACGACAAGATTACCTCACATACCTGAAACTTCGTAGATGGGCAAAACGCCGATGTAAAAATGCCAAGAAAGCAAGCAGCAAGTATTGGACGACCATCGGCAACAACAACTGGGTATTCGCAACCAAGGAGGGAAAAGCGAACCCCCTCCGGTTACTTACGCATTCTGAATTTGGCAGCAGTAGCACTGAATACGTCAAGGTTAAAGGCGATAAAAGCCCGTTCGACGGCGACCTAGTTTATTGGAGTTCAAGAGTTGGAACGCACCCTGAATTGTCAAGTCGAAAGGCTAAGTTGTTAAAACAACAAAAGGGTAAATGTACCAAGTGCGGATTAAGCTTTCAGAATTGGGATGTCTTAGAAGTAGACCACATCATACCTAAAGCCCTTGGCGGTAGGGATGAATGGAAGAATCTACAACTATTGCATCGGCACTGCCACGACGAAAAGACCGCTATTGACCTAATAGAAATTCGGAAGAAACAACACTCCAAAAACCTTGAACAATTAGCCCAACAATGGGATAAAAATGAATGGGAGTGGGTTGACGATGTTCCAGTAATATTAGGACGAAAGAACGGTTCAGAAAATCCTAGTTCTAAACAAACTGGGGAACAATTCAAGCTTGATTTTACAGAAGTTTGGAAGAAAGGCATAAAAGGGGAAACCCTCACAGAAGAAGAAGAAAAACTTTTTCGAGTGCTGCTGAACTAA